In one Chryseobacterium camelliae genomic region, the following are encoded:
- a CDS encoding citrate synthase gives MSDNKVILNYEGNSYEYPIVDSTIGDRGIDISKLRDQTGLITLDLGYKNTGATLSDITYLDGDKGELFYRGYPIEQVAEKSNFTEVMYLLLHGELPTQNQFNSFENNIKKYNFVAEEMKKIIDAFPRSAHPMGVLSSLTSALTAFNPKAVNVNSKEEMDHAAELMIAKFSHLCAWTYRKTLGLPLNHGDNSLNYVENFYKMAFRMPNQEFEIDPVVVGALDKLLILHADHEQNCSTSTVRMVGSAHTGLFASISAGVSALWGPLHGGANQAVIEMLELIEKDGGDVNKWVAKAKDKNDSFRLMGFGHRVYKNFDPRAKIIKKAADDILNALGIQDKALDIAMQLEKVALEDEYFVERKLYPNVDFYSGIIYRALGIPTEMFTVMFALGRLPGWISQWKEMRLKGDPIGRPRQVYQGAQQRDYINIGNR, from the coding sequence ATGTCAGACAACAAAGTAATATTGAATTACGAAGGTAATTCATATGAATATCCAATCGTAGACAGTACGATCGGAGACAGAGGAATAGATATTTCAAAATTAAGAGACCAAACGGGTCTTATCACTCTAGATCTAGGGTACAAAAATACAGGAGCAACACTTAGCGATATCACTTATCTTGACGGAGACAAAGGTGAATTATTCTACAGAGGTTATCCTATCGAGCAGGTTGCTGAGAAATCAAACTTCACCGAAGTAATGTATTTATTATTACACGGTGAATTACCAACTCAGAATCAGTTCAATTCATTCGAAAACAACATCAAAAAATATAACTTCGTAGCAGAGGAGATGAAAAAAATCATCGATGCTTTCCCTCGTTCTGCTCACCCAATGGGAGTTTTATCTTCTTTAACATCTGCTTTAACGGCTTTCAATCCTAAAGCGGTGAATGTAAATTCAAAAGAAGAGATGGATCATGCAGCAGAATTAATGATTGCTAAATTCTCTCACCTTTGTGCTTGGACTTACAGAAAAACTCTTGGTCTTCCGCTTAACCACGGAGATAACAGCTTAAACTACGTAGAAAACTTCTACAAAATGGCGTTCAGAATGCCAAACCAGGAATTCGAAATCGATCCTGTTGTAGTAGGAGCTTTAGATAAACTATTGATCCTTCACGCAGACCACGAACAAAACTGTTCTACATCTACTGTAAGAATGGTAGGTTCTGCTCACACAGGTCTTTTCGCATCTATTTCTGCAGGGGTTTCTGCACTTTGGGGGCCACTTCACGGTGGAGCGAACCAAGCAGTTATCGAAATGCTTGAATTGATTGAAAAAGATGGTGGAGATGTTAACAAATGGGTAGCTAAAGCAAAAGATAAAAACGATAGCTTCCGTTTGATGGGATTCGGACACAGAGTGTACAAAAATTTCGACCCAAGAGCAAAAATTATCAAGAAAGCTGCGGATGATATCCTTAATGCATTAGGAATTCAGGATAAAGCTCTTGATATTGCAATGCAATTAGAAAAAGTAGCTCTTGAAGATGAGTACTTCGTAGAAAGAAAACTATATCCAAACGTAGATTTCTACTCTGGAATCATTTACAGAGCATTAGGAATTCCTACAGAAATGTTTACCGTAATGTTTGCATTAGGAAGACTACCGGGATGGATTTCTCAGTGGAAAGAAATGAGATTGAAGGGAGATCCGATCGGAAGACCAAGACAGGTTTACCAAGGAGCTCAACAAAGAGACTATATCAATATCGGAAACAGATAA
- the eno gene encoding phosphopyruvate hydratase: MSYISYIEARQILDSRGNPTVEVDVFTESGAMGRAAVPSGASTGEHEAVELRDGGSEWMGKGVSKAVENVREVIAPELVGLPVFDQNLIDQIMIDLDGTKNKGNLGANAILGVSLAAAKAAATELRLPLYKYVGGVNANTLPVPMMNVINGGSHSDAPIAFQEFMVMPVKADSFSHALRKGTEIFHNLKSILHSRGLSTAVGDEGGFAPTFTGTEDALDTLLQAIEKAGYKPGDDVMIALDCAASEFYKDGIYDYRKFQTADAAQFTSSEQVSYLAELVNKYPIISIEDGMQENDWDGWKMLTEKIGDRVQLVGDDLFVTNVDRLSRGVKEGIANSILVKVNQIGSLSETMAAVQMAQHNKFTSVMSHRSGETEDSTIADLAVAMNCGQIKTGSASRSDRMAKYNQLLRIEEALGETAIFPGLEAFKVKR; this comes from the coding sequence ATGAGTTACATTTCTTACATAGAAGCGAGACAGATTTTGGATTCAAGAGGAAATCCTACAGTTGAAGTGGATGTATTTACAGAAAGTGGTGCGATGGGTCGTGCTGCGGTACCTTCCGGAGCATCTACCGGAGAACATGAAGCAGTTGAATTGCGTGATGGTGGTTCAGAATGGATGGGGAAAGGTGTTTCTAAAGCTGTAGAAAATGTAAGAGAAGTAATTGCTCCTGAATTGGTAGGTCTTCCGGTTTTCGATCAAAATCTTATCGATCAGATTATGATTGATCTTGACGGAACTAAAAATAAAGGGAATTTAGGTGCTAATGCAATTTTAGGAGTTTCTTTGGCTGCTGCAAAAGCTGCTGCAACAGAACTAAGATTGCCGTTATATAAATATGTAGGGGGAGTAAATGCCAATACACTTCCGGTTCCGATGATGAATGTAATCAATGGAGGTTCTCACTCAGATGCTCCTATTGCTTTCCAGGAATTCATGGTAATGCCGGTAAAAGCAGATTCTTTCTCCCATGCATTGAGAAAAGGAACTGAAATTTTCCACAACCTTAAGTCTATTCTTCACTCAAGAGGATTGTCTACTGCGGTAGGTGATGAAGGAGGTTTTGCTCCTACGTTTACAGGAACTGAAGATGCTCTGGATACTTTGCTTCAGGCAATTGAAAAAGCGGGTTACAAACCGGGTGATGATGTAATGATCGCATTAGACTGCGCAGCTTCAGAATTCTATAAAGACGGGATTTATGACTACAGAAAATTCCAGACTGCAGATGCAGCTCAGTTTACAAGCAGCGAGCAGGTTTCATACTTAGCTGAGTTGGTTAATAAATATCCGATTATTTCTATCGAAGACGGAATGCAGGAAAATGACTGGGACGGATGGAAAATGTTAACTGAAAAAATCGGTGACAGAGTACAGCTTGTTGGTGATGATTTATTTGTAACAAATGTAGACAGATTATCAAGAGGAGTAAAAGAAGGAATTGCAAACTCAATCCTTGTAAAAGTAAACCAGATTGGTTCTCTTTCTGAAACGATGGCGGCAGTACAGATGGCTCAGCATAACAAGTTTACATCGGTAATGTCTCACAGATCTGGTGAAACAGAAGACTCTACAATTGCTGATTTGGCAGTAGCGATGAACTGTGGTCAAATCAAAACCGGTTCTGCTTCAAGATCAGACAGAATGGCAAAATACAACCAGTTATTAAGAATCGAGGAAGCTCTAGGAGAAACTGCAATTTTCCCAGGATTAGAAGCATTTAAAGTAAAAAGATAA
- the infA gene encoding translation initiation factor IF-1 has product MAKQKHIEQDGVITEALSNAQFRVELENGHILIAHISGKMRMHYIKLLPGDKVKLEMSPYDLTKGRITFRY; this is encoded by the coding sequence ATGGCAAAACAAAAACATATTGAACAAGACGGCGTTATAACGGAAGCACTTTCGAACGCTCAGTTCCGTGTAGAGCTGGAGAATGGGCATATACTTATTGCTCATATTTCTGGTAAAATGCGAATGCATTATATTAAACTTTTGCCTGGTGATAAGGTGAAATTAGAAATGTCTCCCTATGATTTAACAAAAGGGAGAATCACATTTAGATATTAA
- the ctlX gene encoding citrulline utilization hydrolase CtlX, giving the protein MQTTDTVLMIEPIAFGYNAETAENNYFQVEQKGEDIQSKALAEFNTFVGKLRSKGINVITIKDTLDPHTPDSIFPNNWVSFHKDGKVVLYPMFASNRRVERRDDIIESIQNQGFEVTEIDDWSLPEIQGHFLEGTGSMIFDHDNKIAYGSVSLRLDENLFRKFCEKYGFTPVVFHSFQTVGEERLPIYHTNVMMCVADQFVVICLDCIDDKGERNHVIETIKNSGKEIIEISEPQMQQFAGNMLQVQNKDGEKFLVMSETAYKSLHENQVSAIEKYCEIIYSDLNTIEVNGGGSARCMLAEVFLPKK; this is encoded by the coding sequence ATGCAAACAACAGATACAGTATTAATGATAGAGCCGATTGCATTCGGTTATAATGCAGAAACCGCAGAAAATAATTATTTTCAGGTTGAGCAGAAAGGAGAAGACATTCAGTCTAAGGCTTTGGCAGAGTTCAATACTTTTGTAGGGAAGCTAAGAAGTAAAGGAATTAATGTGATTACTATAAAAGATACATTGGATCCGCATACTCCGGACTCTATTTTTCCAAATAATTGGGTAAGCTTCCATAAAGACGGAAAAGTGGTTCTATATCCTATGTTCGCCTCAAACCGAAGAGTGGAAAGAAGAGATGATATCATAGAAAGTATCCAAAACCAAGGTTTTGAAGTCACTGAAATTGACGACTGGTCTTTACCGGAAATTCAGGGGCATTTTTTAGAAGGAACCGGAAGTATGATTTTTGATCACGATAATAAAATAGCTTACGGATCAGTTTCTTTGAGATTGGATGAGAATTTATTCAGAAAATTTTGTGAAAAGTATGGCTTTACTCCGGTAGTTTTCCACTCATTTCAAACAGTTGGTGAAGAAAGACTCCCGATTTATCATACCAATGTAATGATGTGTGTGGCGGATCAATTCGTAGTCATTTGCCTCGACTGTATTGACGATAAAGGCGAAAGAAATCATGTAATCGAAACGATTAAAAATTCAGGGAAAGAAATTATTGAAATTTCGGAACCACAAATGCAGCAGTTTGCCGGGAATATGCTTCAGGTTCAAAATAAAGACGGAGAGAAGTTTTTAGTAATGAGCGAAACAGCTTATAAGTCTTTACACGAAAACCAGGTTTCTGCCATAGAAAAATATTGTGAAATTATTTATTCTGATCTGAATACGATTGAAGTTAACGGGGGTGGAAGTGCACGTTGCATGCTTGCCGAAGTTTTCTTACCGAAAAAATAA
- the rpsK gene encoding 30S ribosomal protein S11 yields MAKQTKVVKKRKVKVEAIGEAHIQASFNNIIISLTNKNGEVISWASAGKMGFRGSKKNTPFAAQMAAENCSAVAHEAGLRRVKVFVKGPGAGRESAIRTIHNSGIEVSEIIDVTPMPHNGCRPPKRRRV; encoded by the coding sequence ATGGCAAAACAAACTAAAGTAGTTAAGAAAAGAAAAGTAAAAGTTGAAGCTATTGGTGAAGCACATATTCAGGCTTCTTTCAATAACATCATCATTTCTTTAACAAATAAAAACGGAGAGGTTATCTCTTGGGCTTCTGCCGGTAAAATGGGATTCAGAGGTTCTAAAAAGAATACTCCATTTGCTGCTCAGATGGCAGCTGAAAATTGCTCTGCTGTAGCTCACGAAGCTGGTTTAAGAAGAGTAAAGGTGTTTGTGAAAGGTCCAGGTGCAGGTAGAGAATCTGCAATCAGAACTATTCACAATTCAGGAATTGAAGTTAGCGAAATCATTGATGTGACTCCTATGCCGCACAATGGATGTAGACCACCAAAAAGAAGAAGAGTTTAA
- the rpmJ gene encoding 50S ribosomal protein L36, with product MKVRASIKKRSADCKIVRRKGVLFVINKKNPKFKQRQG from the coding sequence ATGAAAGTAAGAGCATCAATTAAAAAAAGAAGCGCTGATTGCAAAATCGTACGCAGAAAAGGTGTACTGTTTGTAATCAACAAGAAAAACCCAAAATTTAAACAAAGACAAGGCTAA
- a CDS encoding discoidin domain-containing protein, with protein MIKKLLISLGVLTAIFSYSQQKTFCNPINIDYGYTPFESFSKQGKHRATADPVIVNFKNKLFLFSTNQEGYWYSDDMLDWKFVKRKFLRDNKYIHDLNAPAVWAMKDTLYVFGSTWEQDFPIWKSTNPTKDDWKIAVDTLKVGAWDPAFHYDEDKNKLYLYWGSSNEWPLLGTEVKVKTLQSEGFVKPIIRLKPEDHGWERFGEYNDNVFLQPFVEGAWMTKYKDKYYMQYGAPATEFSGYSDGVYVSKNPLEGFEYQQHNPFSYKPGGFARGAGHGATFEDNYKNWWHISTIFISTKNNFERRLGIWPAGFDKDDVMYCNTAYGDYPTFLPQYAQGKDFSKGLFAGWMLLNYNKPVQVSSTLGGYHSNYAVDEDIKTYWSAKTGNSGEWFQTDLGEVSTINAIQINYADQDVEFLGKTLGKMHQYKIYNSNDGKKWNVIVDKSKNTKDVPHDYVELEKPAKARFLKMENLKMPTGKFALSGFRVFGKGAGTVPSKVQNFVPLRSDPKKYGERRSIWMKWQQNSDADGYVIYWGKSPDKLYGSIMIYGKNEYFFTGADRTDSYYFQIEAFNANGVSERTEVVKSE; from the coding sequence ATGATAAAAAAGCTATTGATAAGTCTGGGAGTTTTGACTGCAATCTTCTCTTATTCTCAGCAAAAAACATTCTGTAATCCCATCAATATAGATTATGGATATACTCCTTTCGAGTCTTTTTCAAAACAAGGGAAACACCGTGCTACAGCGGATCCGGTAATTGTTAATTTTAAAAATAAACTATTTCTTTTTTCGACCAATCAGGAAGGATATTGGTATAGTGACGATATGCTCGACTGGAAGTTTGTGAAAAGAAAATTTCTTAGGGATAACAAATATATTCATGATTTGAATGCACCTGCAGTTTGGGCAATGAAAGACACTTTATATGTCTTTGGTTCTACCTGGGAACAGGATTTCCCGATCTGGAAAAGTACAAACCCAACAAAAGATGACTGGAAAATTGCTGTTGATACCCTAAAAGTTGGAGCTTGGGATCCTGCATTTCATTACGATGAAGACAAAAACAAATTATATCTGTATTGGGGATCAAGTAACGAATGGCCGCTTTTGGGAACGGAAGTAAAGGTAAAAACACTGCAATCAGAAGGATTTGTAAAGCCGATTATCCGGCTGAAGCCGGAAGATCACGGTTGGGAAAGATTCGGGGAATACAATGATAATGTTTTTCTTCAGCCTTTTGTGGAAGGAGCATGGATGACGAAGTATAAAGATAAATATTATATGCAATATGGCGCTCCTGCAACGGAATTCAGCGGGTATTCCGATGGGGTGTATGTGAGTAAGAATCCTTTGGAAGGTTTTGAATATCAGCAGCACAATCCGTTTTCATATAAACCGGGAGGTTTCGCAAGAGGAGCAGGACATGGAGCAACTTTTGAAGACAATTACAAAAACTGGTGGCATATTTCAACGATTTTTATTTCTACCAAGAATAATTTTGAAAGAAGACTGGGAATCTGGCCTGCCGGATTTGATAAAGATGATGTCATGTATTGTAACACCGCTTACGGAGATTACCCGACATTTCTTCCACAATATGCTCAGGGAAAGGATTTTTCTAAAGGGCTGTTTGCAGGATGGATGTTGCTGAATTATAACAAACCTGTTCAGGTTTCGTCGACCTTAGGAGGATATCATTCCAATTATGCGGTAGATGAAGATATTAAAACGTATTGGAGCGCAAAAACCGGGAATTCAGGAGAATGGTTTCAGACGGATTTGGGAGAAGTTTCTACCATTAATGCCATTCAGATTAATTATGCGGATCAGGATGTTGAGTTTTTAGGAAAAACCTTGGGTAAAATGCATCAGTATAAAATCTATAATTCTAATGATGGTAAAAAATGGAATGTGATTGTAGATAAAAGTAAGAATACAAAAGATGTTCCCCACGATTATGTTGAATTAGAGAAACCGGCAAAAGCAAGATTCTTAAAAATGGAAAACCTGAAAATGCCGACAGGAAAATTTGCGTTAAGCGGTTTCAGAGTTTTTGGAAAAGGAGCGGGAACCGTTCCTTCAAAAGTTCAGAATTTTGTTCCTTTAAGATCAGATCCTAAAAAATATGGAGAAAGAAGAAGCATCTGGATGAAATGGCAGCAAAATTCCGATGCAGACGGATATGTAATTTATTGGGGGAAATCTCCGGATAAATTATACGGAAGTATTATGATTTATGGTAAAAATGAATACTTCTTTACCGGGGCAGACAGAACAGATTCCTATTATTTCCAGATTGAGGCTTTCAATGCCAATGGAGTTTCCGAGAGAACGGAAGTTGTAAAGTCAGAATAA
- the rpsM gene encoding 30S ribosomal protein S13 — MARISGIDLPKNKRGVIGLTYIYGVGRSTSSEILKAAGISEDKKVNEWNDDELAAIRTYISENVKVEGELRSEVQLNIKRLMDIGCQRGIRHRLGLPLRGQRTKNNSRTRKGKRKTVANKKKASK, encoded by the coding sequence ATGGCGAGAATTTCAGGTATTGATTTACCAAAAAACAAAAGAGGCGTTATCGGTTTAACTTACATCTACGGAGTTGGAAGAAGTACTTCTTCTGAAATCCTTAAAGCTGCCGGTATCAGCGAAGACAAGAAAGTCAACGAATGGAATGACGATGAATTGGCTGCAATCAGAACGTATATCTCAGAAAACGTAAAAGTAGAAGGAGAATTAAGATCTGAAGTGCAATTGAACATCAAGAGATTGATGGACATAGGATGCCAACGAGGAATACGTCACAGACTTGGATTACCTTTAAGAGGCCAGAGAACGAAAAACAACTCTAGAACCCGTAAAGGAAAGAGAAAAACTGTTGCTAACAAGAAAAAAGCTAGTAAATAA
- a CDS encoding DNA-directed RNA polymerase subunit alpha yields MAILQFIKPDKVILLNSDEFKGQFEFRPLEPGFGLTIGNALRRVLLSSLEGYAISSIKIEGVEHEFSTIPGVIEDVTEIILNLKQVRLKAAAENQANEQVVAKVSGQTMITAGDLGKAISGFEVLNPDLVICNLNSDVTFEITFNIEKGRGYVPSEQNKSNNAPMGTIAIDSIFTPIKKVQYSIENYRVEQKTDYEKLVLDIETDGSISPQNALTEASKILIYHFMLFSDERITLETEAVKASIQYDEETLHTRQLLKSKLADMDLSVRALNCLKAAEVETLGELVSYSKSDLMKFRNFGKKSLTELEELVHSKGLNFGFDVAKYKLDADN; encoded by the coding sequence ATGGCAATTTTACAATTCATAAAACCCGATAAAGTAATTTTACTTAACTCTGATGAATTTAAAGGTCAATTCGAATTCAGACCTTTAGAACCAGGTTTCGGGCTTACAATCGGTAATGCTTTGAGAAGAGTGTTGCTTTCTTCTCTGGAAGGATATGCTATTTCATCTATCAAAATAGAAGGTGTAGAGCACGAATTTTCAACTATTCCGGGAGTAATCGAAGATGTTACCGAAATTATTCTTAACCTTAAGCAGGTAAGATTAAAAGCTGCGGCAGAAAACCAGGCTAATGAGCAGGTAGTTGCTAAAGTTTCGGGGCAAACGATGATCACTGCTGGAGATTTAGGAAAAGCAATTAGCGGATTTGAGGTGCTAAACCCAGATCTGGTAATTTGTAACCTGAATTCTGATGTTACTTTCGAAATTACTTTCAATATTGAAAAAGGTAGAGGATATGTTCCTTCAGAACAAAATAAGTCAAACAATGCACCTATGGGTACTATTGCTATTGACTCTATTTTCACGCCGATCAAGAAAGTACAATACAGCATTGAAAATTATCGTGTAGAGCAAAAAACAGACTACGAAAAACTTGTATTAGATATAGAAACTGACGGATCTATCAGTCCTCAGAACGCTTTAACAGAAGCTTCTAAGATATTAATTTATCATTTCATGTTGTTCTCTGATGAGAGAATCACTTTGGAGACTGAAGCAGTAAAAGCATCTATCCAATATGACGAGGAGACTCTTCACACAAGACAATTACTTAAGTCTAAATTAGCAGATATGGATCTTTCTGTAAGAGCCCTAAACTGTCTGAAAGCAGCTGAAGTAGAAACTCTTGGAGAATTGGTTTCTTACAGTAAGTCTGATTTGATGAAATTCAGAAATTTTGGTAAAAAATCTTTGACAGAACTAGAAGAATTAGTGCATTCAAAAGGTCTTAACTTCGGTTTCGACGTTGCAAAATATAAATTAGACGCTGATAATTAA
- a CDS encoding dimethylarginine dimethylaminohydrolase family protein translates to MKLNIKNETGRLRSVVLGQPNSMGAVPTLEESYDAKSYYTIEHNMYPQEADIINEMSAFEAVLKKYDVEVLRPEIIKDYNQVFARDVAFVIDDKMIISNVIADRADEQEAYKKVYENVEWRKIINLPETAHIEGGDVIVWDDFLFIGTCFSEDYRNYKTARTNEYAIEILKEYFPKKRIIDLELKKNDRVPYEGILHLDCTFNPIGKDKCIIYKDGFVDESDYNLIIDIFGEENCFHVTAEEMFEMFPNIFSISPEIVVSDKAFTRMNNHLRNEWGMTVEEIPYREISKMGGLLRCSTMPLVRD, encoded by the coding sequence ATGAAATTAAATATAAAAAACGAAACAGGGCGATTGAGATCTGTGGTTCTTGGACAGCCCAATTCAATGGGAGCAGTTCCTACATTGGAAGAAAGCTATGATGCTAAATCATATTATACGATAGAGCACAATATGTATCCGCAAGAAGCAGATATTATTAATGAAATGAGTGCTTTTGAGGCAGTGCTGAAAAAATATGATGTGGAAGTTCTGCGTCCTGAAATCATAAAAGATTATAATCAGGTATTTGCCAGAGATGTTGCGTTTGTAATTGATGATAAAATGATCATCTCCAATGTGATTGCAGACAGAGCCGATGAGCAGGAAGCCTATAAAAAAGTGTATGAGAATGTAGAGTGGCGAAAAATCATCAATCTTCCGGAAACAGCTCATATTGAAGGAGGGGATGTGATTGTTTGGGATGATTTCCTTTTCATAGGGACTTGTTTCAGCGAGGATTACAGAAACTATAAGACTGCAAGGACTAACGAATATGCCATCGAAATTCTTAAAGAATATTTTCCAAAAAAGAGAATCATTGATCTGGAGTTAAAAAAGAATGATAGAGTTCCGTATGAAGGAATTTTACATTTAGATTGTACCTTCAATCCGATTGGTAAAGATAAATGTATTATTTATAAAGACGGTTTTGTGGACGAAAGTGACTATAATTTAATCATCGACATTTTTGGAGAAGAAAACTGTTTCCATGTTACGGCTGAAGAAATGTTTGAGATGTTTCCGAATATCTTCTCGATTTCTCCGGAAATTGTAGTTTCTGACAAAGCATTTACAAGAATGAACAATCATCTTAGAAACGAATGGGGAATGACGGTTGAAGAAATTCCTTACCGGGAAATTTCTAAAATGGGAGGTCTATTGAGATGTTCTACAATGCCATTGGTAAGAGACTAA
- the rpsD gene encoding 30S ribosomal protein S4, translating into MARYIGPKTKIARKFGAAIYGDDKNFEKRKNQPPGQHGPNKRRGAKKSEYAVQLAEKQKAKYTYGILERQFANLFEKAHRSKGVTGEVLLQLCESRLDNVVYRLGFAKTRSAARQLTSHRHITVNGEILNIPSYLVKAGDVIAVREKSKSLEVVADALASKSNYEWLQFNDEKKEGTFVSAPERIQIPEDIKEQLIVELYSK; encoded by the coding sequence ATGGCAAGATATATTGGACCTAAAACTAAGATTGCTAGAAAGTTTGGTGCTGCAATCTACGGAGATGACAAAAACTTCGAGAAAAGAAAAAACCAACCGCCAGGACAACACGGTCCTAACAAAAGAAGAGGTGCTAAAAAATCAGAATATGCAGTTCAGTTAGCTGAAAAACAAAAAGCTAAATATACTTATGGTATTTTAGAAAGACAGTTTGCTAACCTATTTGAAAAAGCACACAGAAGTAAAGGTGTAACAGGTGAGGTTCTATTACAGCTTTGCGAATCAAGATTGGATAACGTTGTATACAGATTAGGTTTTGCTAAAACTAGATCTGCTGCAAGACAGTTAACTTCTCACAGACACATCACTGTGAACGGTGAGATCCTTAACATTCCATCTTATTTAGTAAAAGCTGGTGATGTAATCGCTGTAAGAGAAAAATCTAAATCTCTAGAAGTTGTAGCTGACGCTTTGGCATCAAAGTCAAACTACGAGTGGTTACAATTCAACGATGAGAAGAAAGAAGGTACTTTCGTATCTGCTCCTGAAAGAATCCAAATTCCGGAAGACATCAAGGAACAGCTTATCGTCGAACTTTACTCTAAATAA
- the rplQ gene encoding 50S ribosomal protein L17, translated as MRHGKKFNHLGRTASHRSALLSNMACSLIEHKRINTTVAKAKALRVYVEPLLTKAKEDTTHNRRIVFSYLQNKEAVTELFRTVAPKIAERNGGYTRIIKTGFRPGDAADTALIELVDFNELYNPNAEEKKTTRRSRRSTTAKTAVVAEAPVVEEKAAEPTAEAADSTEEKTEE; from the coding sequence ATGAGACACGGTAAAAAATTCAATCACTTAGGAAGAACGGCTTCTCACAGAAGCGCTTTACTTTCTAATATGGCTTGTTCTCTAATTGAGCATAAAAGAATCAACACTACTGTAGCTAAAGCTAAGGCTTTAAGAGTATATGTTGAGCCTCTATTAACAAAAGCAAAAGAAGATACTACACACAACAGAAGAATTGTTTTTTCATATCTTCAAAATAAAGAAGCAGTTACAGAATTATTCAGAACTGTAGCTCCTAAAATCGCTGAGAGAAACGGTGGTTATACAAGAATCATCAAGACAGGATTCAGACCAGGTGATGCTGCTGATACTGCTCTTATCGAATTGGTAGACTTCAATGAGCTTTACAACCCTAATGCTGAAGAGAAGAAGACTACAAGAAGAAGCAGAAGATCTACAACAGCTAAAACTGCTGTAGTTGCTGAAGCCCCTGTAGTAGAAGAAAAAGCTGCTGAGCCTACGGCTGAAGCTGCTGATTCTACAGAAGAAAAAACTGAAGAATAA